Genomic segment of Passer domesticus isolate bPasDom1 chromosome 4, bPasDom1.hap1, whole genome shotgun sequence:
TaggaggggcagggctgtgcagccaggagggcactgggagcagcattCCAGGCTTCACATCCATGGGTTTCTCTCCTGACAGGGAATCCCCACCCTGGTGTACAGACATGACAGGAACTATGAGCAGCTGTTCAGTGATGTTAAGAACAATCTGGAGCAGGTGGGTTTCTGCACTGCAGGAAGCAGGGCAAGCATGAAATCCCTGCTTTTGCAAGGGTTTTCTGTGCCTTGCCTTGTCCATCCAAAGGTTTCTCAGCATGCCTTGGGTATGTGCAAGCTGACCTTGTGCTGTCAGTCAGGATTTACAAAGAGAAGGGAGATAGTTCGGCATTTCAGTTTCCTAAATCTGGGCCTCTGTTGTCTTCCTTGACTTGAGCAATTGGAACAGAAAAAGGAATGGCTCTAAAACAGTATTAAACTGTGACTTTGTGGTTTTCAGAGTGCTCTGCCCAGTTCTGTGATGAATATAATCACTGGGGAGCTGCAATCCTACAGTGATGTGTGTGATGCTCTGTCCCTCACTGATACTACCCTGCGCTTCCTGGCCATTACTGGTGAGAATGCTGACATGCTGCTGACTGAGTACATTGAGCAAGTTCTGAAGATGGGGGGGGATCAGACAAACCCTCAGGTGCTGCAGGTGAGTCCTGAGGGCAAAGCTCAGATTCTTGTGGGGTAAAATCTGCCCTGGTTTATGCTAAATCCAGCCTGTGTGACACAGCCCTCTCACTTTCCCACCGCCTATTGTGGTATCAAAAACTGGCTTACTCAGGGCAGATGGGGAAGGGTGAGAGGGCAGATGGGGGTCCACCCAGGCCAAGGGGCTGGATGAGCTCTGTGCTGAGCactcctgggcagggcaggctggggacaggctcCAAGGACATCCCTCCCATCCACAGATGTCCTTCTCTTCCAGGCCCTCAGACGGTGCCAGCTCAGGCACAGTATAGCCCTGTGGCAGCTCCTGTGTTCCCACAAATCTGAGCAGCTGCTACGCCTCGGCAGGGTATGGCATCCCCAGCACCTCTGTGTGACCTcctttgctctgctctgctctgcctgcagctgttcAAATGtgtctttgggttttttctcccctcGCTGCATTTTTAGGATCCTTTTGCAGATGTCAGTCCTGACTACAAAGAAGAGCTCACCCCAGAGCTTGTCAGGCTCCTGCACACCTTCCTGGTCCACTCCAGGCTGGAAAccttcctgcaggagctccatgAAATGATCGTTCTGAAGCTGAGAAGTGTCCAAGCTGTGGAGGAATTCAAACCCACGTGGAGGTAGGAATTACACACCCAAAGCCACCACAGTTGTTAACTGAAGCTTCTCTGCCTCTGAGCATGCACAGAGTGGGAACACTCCCTTGGCACACACATGTTCTGGGGGACACGGTCCAGGCAGCAGCATTAGGAATATCCATACCCATTTCTGGCAGGTGTCACTTCCATCTCACATAGTCTGTCTTGGAGACACTGCTGGaacactccaggagctgctgtccaGGGCACAAACACCAGCACTTCTGCAGGCACTTGGATAAAATAACAGAATCACAAActcattaaggctggaaaaaatCTCCATGGTGCTCAAGGCCAGCCTTCAGGGATAggcacacagctctgcacaggCACTGCTCAGCCCTAGAGCTCAGGtgtgccctgcagcctccccttGCTGGCCTCTGTGCCTCCACCTGGCTGTTTAACCCTTCTCACTACACACACAACCCCCTGCTCAGTTGTGTATTGAGTATTTTGGGTGCTGCAGTGCACTCATATGGTGGCACTTGAGGTTTGCTGTACCCCTGATGTTAATGCCATTCTGCTCTGTCTTCCAGCCTGAAGGAATCACTTGTGCCTTACCTTGATGCCAAAGACTCTGAATTAGCTGTGGAGCTGGAAGACACATTCCCAGATGAGATTCTTCTGTCTCATGCTGCTGGTACCTGGAAAGCAGCTGCTGTCTTCAAGAGGGAGCATAGGGACAGTTAGGACAGAACCCTGTCAGAGAATGCCACAACACCCCTGTCAGGGCTTCTGCAACTCGGGGCATTTGTTTGGGGCTTGTTGGTTGTTctttgggtttggggctgttgTTTTTACACCTGATGTGAAGAGGAGAGTAGCTGTGGAGGAGGAGTGTGTGAATttataaaatcagagggttttgggaaagctgcaaaaggcaggcctTGGAGACAGGAGAcctgtgattagagctaagcagtagccataaAATAAGTTAGCAGAAAAATTACAtgaaaagtaaggacaaattgaacaatggtctgtgtattaACGCTTGTCCAGAAGAACTCCCTAAgctgcagaaaagtatatctagcaagctgttaggaagttctaagcttaataatggagctctgtgcattatgttttaaggcttacaaacaggtattgtattcaaaataagcaagcattgttttaaccgAAGGGATGTGTGCTTATAGTGattggatggaactactgtcaacatgcttttgctttgtgtgattggtcaaaaaacttaAAAAGTCGTAAccttaagttcttggtctgctgcctgggatgtgagctgatggtatcttcccattgtcataaccatgtaatgagactgatgctggaaaataaaacggCTCAAGGCACGTTCCTAGCAGTCCTAGTTCCTGATTTGTACATAGACCCCGGCCGGCGATAGAGGAGGAGGGTGAAATAGCACAGCTCCAGAGCCACTGGAGGAGCATGAAGGACTTTTTTTACAAACCATGGTGCCCTCGTGCTGGGGTAGGGTTGATGTTTTCCAGCCTGCCTTTCTGCGCTGGCTGTAGAACCGGCTCTTGCCCAGCGCTCCCGCTGCAGTGGGACCCGCACAGAGAGCTCGAGGGCAGCGGTTCCTTCGCTGCCTTCAGCCCGGCCCGCCTTGTCCTAGCCCGGTTCTCCCCCTTCCTTCCCCACTAAACTCATTCAGCTCCTGCGGCTGCTCCCGGGACGGGCGGGCCCGGCGGCTCCGGTGGGAGCGGTACCGGGGCTCGGGCGGGGCCCGGCCGCTCTCGGGCGTGCCCGGCACCGCGTCCCCAGAAGGCACGGGCACCCTCGGCGAGAGCCGCCGGTGCTGCCTCCCCCGGCTGGGGCCTGGGAGCTCCCCGGGGAGCGAACGGGGCGCGGTTCGGGACGGGGGCTCGGGTAGGCGGCTCCCGGGAGCGGCCCGCTCCGAGCGCGGCGGTCCCGCAGGAACTAGGCCCGGCCAGCGTGGGGGAGCAGGACACCGAGGAGTGGCAGAAGGAGCCGCTGTTCTCCGGGCTGCAGAGAGTGGGAGGTGTGGATTTATCCTACACGACGGGGCCGAGAGCCGTgcctccctggctgtgctcagctaCCCGGCTCTCGGGGTACCGCCCGGCTGtgggcagcggcaggtgggctACTGGGCGAGCAATGCGTCACTGAGAGGCACAgcatgcccagaggagctgcggctgctcctggatccctggaagtgtcccggAGCAGGCTAGACGCGGCTTGGGACAGCGAGGGACAATGGatggtgtccctgcctgtggtaGGGGTGTGGAAGGTCACTCCCGATCAAACCATTCCTTGCCAAGCCATGGTTCTGTGTGTGCTGAGCAAACCTTCCAACTGAGtgttccaaaaaaaaccccaaaaaacaaacaaaacaaacaaacaaacaaaacccaaaaaacaaacaaaccccaaaaaaacaaacaaaaaaaaccaccaaaaaattACCTGTGAGGATTTAGACAGAAGTTTAGGAAGGCGTGATGCAAAAagctcccatctgcaggagTTTTGTGGGATGGCTGGGAACTCTCCCAGGGTCCAGAGGAGCTGCCGTGCCCGTTCGGGGAGCCGGTGCCCGTGGGCAGAGGGAGGTGTTTGCAGTGCCCCAGTGCAGAATCCTGTGGGTGAGCTCTTGCTGGGAGCCAGCTGATAATATGGGCTGTGACATAGGAAAGCTTTTCCAAACCTGCCACGGGTCTCACTTCTCACAGTCATTTTACTTGAACTAATAAAGAATTTTGGTCTCTTTCCCCGCTTTCAAAGTGCTATAAAAATTATCTTTCACTGTAAAAACTCTAGCAAGCAGAGAAATAAAGTTTGATGCTGTCTGCTGGGATTTTAATGAACTGAATCTCCTGCTGTGATCTGCAGGGCAAAGCAGGAATCTGTTTTGTGCTGCCTTAGGCCATTTCCTTTGACCTGTCCGTGGGAATAacagggatgagcagagggCTCGAAGCAGAGGAGCTCTGGACCATGCAGGGGCTGTCTGTACCTGCCCCAGGTGCTGCACCGGGACTGCCACATGGTGCCCGTCACCGCCCCGTGCCTGGCCGGGTTCTTGGCCTTCCCAGAGGTCCCTGTCCTGGTGGAAGCTGTGCAGAGTTCAGCAGGaggagccccagctccagcctcagctgtgctgtgtttcCCTTGTCCCGCGCCGGGCTGTTCTGGCTGCAGAGTCCTGGGAAAGCTGTTCTTCCTCcggagcctgagctgctgcgGTGGGaggggcacaggcagagctgtgctggagcatCCATTCCCTTTCCTTGGGGCAGGgatgtggagctgggagcagccaggcctCCCGTGGCTGTGGGAACCTGTGGTTTGTGCAGGGCACTGGCAGTCCCACActgctgggaagctgctgcttcAGGGTCAGGCACATGCCTTACAGGGAGAATTGAGGAACCAAGAGAGATTTCTCCTTCCACCAGAGCCAGCATCCCTGCTTTCTCCTTGGAGTGCTCTCAGTGCACAGGAAATAacatttctcctttgtttttttcaggtgTTTCAATCCACTTCAGGTGTTTCAATCAGGTACATCATTCCACTCGTGAACAAGACTGCTCATGAGGCATGGGGGCTGTTTCAGGACACCAACAGCAGTGTCCAGAAAGTGAACGCAAGTATACCTGTGCTAATTAAATTGGCTCAGCCAGATATCCCCCTGCTGCACAGAGGCCTCAAGAAGCTCGTTGAATTGGTGCTTGAAGTAAAAGCAGGAACTATTTTGACAAATTTAACACAGCATGTTGACATATCCATGGTAAATGCAATGAACAACATCATCAAACTTCACAAGCAGCTGAAATCAGTTATAAAGAAACCCTCTCCAGCAAAAACAGTGGGAGGAAATGTCACCATGAGCCTGGCAAGCCGAAGCCAGAGAAACATGGATAATGCAATAAATCCAGGTAATGCATTTTACTCTACTAAAAATCAAGGTATGTTTTATAAAGATGATGTAACCATTGTGATGAACTGAGTGGCAGAACTTGACTGAGAGTAAAGAAAAAGTCTAAAGACTGCTGTGAAGAGTGTTTCAGAGGATCCTGAGATTAGTCTCTTGCTtgcaataaaatttattttgcttatgAGATTTTGCACTCAATTTAACTTTAATAGGTTCCCTCTGATCAGTTTAAGATACATACACATGCACATAAACTCAGCTGAGAACCTGACCTTTAAAAAGTTACTGACAGTTTAGACAAAACCTAAAGAACAGGAATTTTATGCCTGCATCTCAATTAGCAATTTCAGTAGAAAAAAATGTATGCAAGCTGGGAGAGCAATACAGAGTTGCAGTGTCAGCAGGGATGATAGGTATCAAAAACCTGGAGCAAGTGAACAAAAATGACTGTAATGAGGCTTTTGCTGGCTCCTTCAGGACTTCATTGAGAAGTGCAGTTTCAGTGTGTTCCTGAAAAAGCAGGAATCCAGCCAATGAAGTAAATTTGGCTGCAGTCCACTTGGAGAGCAGCTCAGCTAAGCAGGAGCTGCCATTCTTAAAAAGGCAGTTTTGAGTGTGATCTGCTTCTGAACTTAAATTCAAATGCCATCATGTGAAATGAGTTATGAATGAATTCACAGGAGTACAAATTCTTGAGTTGTGACTTCTGCAATCATACTTGAGTGAAAATCACAAGCGTGAAGCATGAGATAATGTTTTATGGAAATATAATTTCTGGCACAATACAGAAAATGAAGAGTAGATGAGTGACTCGAAATACTGAGATGACTCTAATTCACATTAAAATTAAGATTTCTTAATAAGAGAGTCATGTCCAGATACTCTTGGAGATTCAGACTtgaatattttctgtaaaatgctCCTAAACTTAAGAACATTTCTAAACCAATATTTGGTCCTTATTGCAAGCAGATGTAGAGATAGTAAGAGCTATTACTCTTGTTCATGTCCTAAAGCCAGGGCagtttccttttccctttccatgcctttttccttcctttccactttagttctttatctcttcccaTTCTAGAGACAGCATTTCTCAATGATCAATGGAAAGGATCCTTTTTAAAGCCATAATCCCATGAGTAGCTTGGTTTCTGATGAAAGTCATCCCCATTGAAGGATTTCAGTGCTTGGTTATCTTTTCAGTTAGAGAAAGGAGGCAATCACACttaaaaatgcacaaagaaATTTGAATATTTTGCTATTCAGAATTGCAGTTCTTCCTCAAGTCCTTTTTGGTTTGTGTCTGTAACTGGCACTGCACAGGATGGAAATGCAACATCTTTGTTCAAAATTGAAATTAAGAGAAAATGAGAGATATCTTTGATCCTTCCCACACCATGTACTTTGTTGGAAAGTATCACTAGTGCTACCTGCCTGGAGCATGGGAAGGTGCCACCTGCTCTGGTTTTCACTCCATTTTGATGAATTAATGTCTTTCCCATTTATTATTTATACTCAATTTTAACAAATAACTTGCTTGATAGCATTGGATATATGCTTACTTGCAGAAAGTGCAGTTCTTTGCAGATGTGGAGAAGCCTTATTTTTATATGAGGTGTTTTTATAGCAATGTTTATGCTGACTTTTCCATTGGTAATGAGATTTTGTACTTAACAAATTTCATGCCTACCAAAGCCATACATTTCATATCTGTAAGTTAAAGAAGCAAGACCATTACCCTAATTAACAAATATCCATCTTCTGCCTGCGTGGATTTTACTTCTCCATGAAAGCTTTTTCTTGCAAGTTCTAGGATACCACCAGAGATTTATGCTGCCTTTACTAAAATTTATAGAAGAAATTCTAAGGTATAATTGGCTAattataaaatgtatttaatctTAGATTGCctttcaactgaaaaaaaaaaatctagaggGAGGTGAATGACAATTTTCATTGACTCTGATATTTTCAATATTTGAACCTACTCTACACGATTAGGGGTTTTACTGGCTTCAATGTGTTCAGGATTTGACCCTGAGGTAATTCTTTCTAAAGTAATTAGTTGAAATCAGAAGAAAACAATGTGAGTTTGCATTGCATATGCAGGGACATAAAACTTTGCAGACTTGCCATATGGTGGAATAAACTTAAGAAAAGTTCTATGTCAAGTAGAGGCTGCAATACTTGTATGGGGGGTGAAGGCATCACACTTCACCTGACACTGACTGTAAAAGCAACCCAGGGTGCATAAAAAAGTGATTATCTTAAGACAGCTTCAATATCTAAAAGGAGATgacaacattaaaaaatatatatttttaatatgcatatatatacacatagtAACTCTTAATTAGTCTTGGTTTTGGGTTGTGACTGGTGCTACTTTCCAATGcactgttctcctgcagaaatGAGAGTTGCAGTGTGAGGGCAGTTTAGCTCAGTTCAGCTCAGTTCCCATTTTCCTGTTGCTATTAGTGCTGCTCCCTAGGGAATCTAGAGGCTGCTGTGCTTTCCAAACGTGAGTGTGTTCTCTTATTGCATGTCTTGTATTGGTTGTGGGTTTTGCTTTATTCAGATTATGCCACCCTCCTATCAACATGAATAACTGAGAGTCAAGCTGTGTTGTATTTATACATTTAAAACAGTGCACCTGTGTGAGAGGTAATTTAAATTCATTCTCACTTTCTTTGTGTCTTATTTATGATTTTGTTTTCACAAGATTTCTAACTCCTAACAGAAATGCAAGCTTCCATTGCTGCTTTATCATTCAAGCCTTAATTTCAAGTGAAATATTAACCTATTCAAATGTTTTCCATCTTGTGTTTTAATTACACAAATGAGATGGTTATTCCAGTTCAGCTTGGTGACACAGACTTCAAATTTGCATATTTACTCTTTAGACTAATGAGTTGATGAAGCTGTTGTGTTCTTTTTAATTTGGTGAGCCTAAAGTCATCACACAGGAATTATTAGGTATCTCTGCTTAACAGAGAAGCAGAGTTGCTGGAGTCCAAGTGGCTCAGATTAGCCCTGACACTTCCCCCCACCCAAAACTGGAGGGCACAGCCGTCTCCTCCTTGCTTTTTGCCTGCTGTCAGCCTAAGGCTGCTAAAATAGGGGTGATTAATAACTATAGGCTGGCAACCAGTCTGACCCTGTGTGAGCAGGGTGGTTTAGTAGATCCCCAGGCTCTTGCAGTCTCCTAGGGCTTCCTGAGAAGCAGATACTGACAACTGAATATTGAGAATATGATTTTAGGTTACCTCCTGGTCAGAAGAATTTCCAAGCTGAACTATTGGAGTCAATCTTTTCCATAAGGAGACCATTAAATTGttgaatatttattttgcttctaaAAAACCCCCGGTAGATACTGACAGAGCTTCATTATTTGTTTGAGATTTGTTTGCACAGCATTGGCAGTGTATTTCCCAAAAGAGCTTCTGGCTGTCTCCCTTCCCAAAGAGTAGCAAAACTGAGCATTAACTGGCTCTTCTCATTACCACCATACCAAGTGTAATTAGCAACTATATTTTATTCTCTGCTAGTAATAGTGACAATTTAACTCTTTAATTTATAGTCTTTCTCTTTTACTTGTCTACACTACTCAGCTGTGAAACATTAATGAACaataaaatgtttgttttagTCGGAGATCTGTTCCTAATCTGAACCCTCTGGTATCTTTACTCCAAGGAGATAATTCAGACACAGAGTCTTAGGACACTCTTCagtaagaaaagagaaaatactgggcagaggagcagcctcagccagaAATGCCAGCAGAAAGATGCCATTATAGCATAGTTACATCGAGATTATTGGCACAGTGGAGATCTGCAGAATTTGCCTCTTGCTCTGAAAATCCTAATTTAACTCAAACCCCACACAACTTCTCCTATTCTAGCAAATGGAGGAGCTTCCCAGTTGCTGTTAAGCAGTGCTTCACAGGGAGGATTAATTTAATGTAGATAGAGCCATGTCTGAATTTGAATTAACTCCAACTCAGGCAGAATCACCCCACAGCAGACTTCCAAAATGCTAGTCTCAATCTCATTATCATTTCCTTTTAGTGatctttttcctgtttcttggGTTTACTTCTTGATTATGATAAGTAGAGACCAATTAGCAGAGAGACTGCTGTGTTCTTACAGGAAGCTTTTGTATTTTGGGAGTATGATACAGTCAGCACAATcagctgttttccttccttttctgctttcctttgacACTTGGTAAATATCAGCAAAATGTTGTGGGTGCTTGGTAAATGTGAGTGAAAAATAACTTCAATGAAGGATGTAGCACACAATTATCTGAGAAGCAAACTATTATTTTCTCATGTccagttgcctgtgctgtgacCCCAGTC
This window contains:
- the LOC135298859 gene encoding multimerin-1-like, which codes for MPRGAAAAPGSLEVSRSRLDAAWDSEGQWMVSLPVVFQSTSGVSIRYIIPLVNKTAHEAWGLFQDTNSSVQKVNASIPVLIKLAQPDIPLLHRGLKKLVELVLEVKAGTILTNLTQHVDISMVNAMNNIIKLHKQLKSVIKKPSPAKTVGGNVTMSLASRSQRNMDNAINPGFSEA